From the Macaca thibetana thibetana isolate TM-01 chromosome 12, ASM2454274v1, whole genome shotgun sequence genome, one window contains:
- the ZDBF2 gene encoding DBF4-type zinc finger-containing protein 2 isoform X3 — MQKRQGYCSYCRVQYHNLEQHLFSAQHRSLTRQSRRQICTSSLMERFLQDVLQHHPYHCQESSSTRDETHVNTGSSSEVVHLDDDFSEEEEEDEDKIEDEDATEERPSEASEPIEELHSRPHKSQEGTQEVSVRPSVIQKLEKGQQQPLEFVHKIGAGVKKCNLVDIGQATNNGSNLVRPPVIYNAPASCLSESSNDRPVTTNTTGLPAAAHLDSVSKCDPNKVDKYLEQPDGASRNPVPSSHVETSSFSHQKPKESNRKYLRMNSDKLVLWRDVKSQGKTLSAGLKFQERMGTKDSLRVKSPSKLAVNPNKTDMPLNKGIFEDTIPKHHEEFFSNMDCTQEEKHLVFNKKAFWEQKCSVSSEMKFDCSSLQSASDQPQETAQDINLWKEERIDQEDNYESRGSEMSFDCSSSFHSLTDQSKVSAKEVNLSKEVCTDVQYKNNTSYVSKRSSDCGDILHLVTNQSQMTVKEVSLQNARRISLVDQSYESSDSETNFDCDASPQSTSDYPYQSVKEVSLSKEVHIGLVDKNYGSSSSEVSADSVFPLQSVVDRPPVVVRETKLRKKAHSGLVDNYGSSCSETSFDCDVSLESVVDHPQLTVKGRNLKGRQVHLKHKKRKPSSAKARFDCDVSLGTVADESQRAVEKINLLKGKNADLMDVNYESHGLVMGFHTGAQLVADQPQVAEIEPQKVDVDLENKSVQSSSSSLSSDSPASLYHSAHDEPQEALDEVNLKELNIDMEVKSYDCSSSELTFDSDPPLLSVSEQSHLDAEGKERHIDLEDESCESDSSEITFDSDIPLYSVIDQPEVAVYEEETVDLESKSNESCVSEITFDSDIPLHSGNDHPEVAVKEVIQKEEYIHLERKNDEPSGSEISLDSYAPRHSVTNSPEVAVKKLNPQKEDQVHLENKENEPIDSEVSLDYNIIFHSVTGHSEDPIKKINLHTKEHMYLENKSGFETSLDSDVPLRPATHKPEVIVKETWLQREKHAEFQGGSAEFSGSKTSLDSSVPHYSVTESQVAVNKINRKKQYVLENYDKCSGSEIILDSNVPPQSMTDQTQLAFLKEKHVNLRDKNSKSGDSEITFDSEQLQEAVKKIDQWKEEVIGLKNKINEPSTSKLIHDSDVSVQSVADQPKVAIKHVNLENENHMYLEVKNSQYRCSEMNLDSRFLVQSIVNRPQVTILERDHIELEGKHNQRCGSEISFDSDDPLQSVADQLRETVKEISLWKDEEVDMEDSRNEAKGFEIMYDSAVLQPVAGQPEGVVKEVSLWKEHVDLENKIVKPTNTKINFDSHEPLLSVTNKIQGVNKERNLLREERVCLDDKGYVPSDSGIIYVSNIPPQSVIKQPQILQEEHASLEDKNSISYSPEESSDSSDSFQAAADELQKSAKEINLWKEDHIYLEDKSYKLGDFDVSYASHIPVQFVTDQSSVPVKEINVQKKNHNNLASKNCEVCGSKIKCDSCVRLQSEVDQPQVSYKEADLQKEEHVVMEEKTGGPSDSEMMYDSDVPFQIVVNQFPGSVKETHLPKVILLDLVPSDSDYEVISDDIPLQLVTDPPQLTVKDINCINTECIDIEDKSCDSFGSEVRCSCKASTPSMTNQCKETFKIINRKKDYIILGEPSCQSCGSEMSFNVDASDESMTYESQGPDEKMAKYIDSEDKSCGYNGSKGKFNLGDTSHRTTHRLQKARKEAKLRKDPRNAGLKDIDDLSVALDKPCHRHPSAERPPKQKWRVASQRQTAKISHSTQTSCKNYPVMKRKIIRQEEDPPKSKCSRLQDDRKTKKKVKIGTVEFPASCTKVLKPMQPKALVCILSSLNIKLKEGEGLHFPKMRHHSWDNDIQFICKYKRNIFDYYEPLIKQIVINPPLNVLVPEFERRNWVKIHFNRSNQNSSAGDNDADGQGSASAPLMAVPARYGFNSRQGTSDPSLFLEESKILHAHEVPKKRNFQLTFLNRDVVKISPKSVRNKFLESKSKKKIHGKKVTTSSNKLGCPKKVYKPIILQQKPRKASEKQSIWIRTKPSDIIRKYISKYSVFLRHRYQSRRAFLGMYLKKKKSVVSRLKKVKRTAKVLLNSSVPPAGAEELSSATANPPAKRPVPVRASCHITRRKKRSDESYHGRKRSPAGPVRAYDLRSSSCLQQCGRRMTRLANKLRGNETK; from the exons catttgTTCAGTGCTCAGCACAGGAGTTTGACCAGACAGAGTAGACGTCAAATATGTACCAGCAGTTTGATGGAGCGTTTCTTACAGGATGTACTGCAGCACCACCCATATCACTGTCAAGAGAGCAG TTCAACACGAGATGAGACACATGTGAATACTGGGTCATCATCTGAAGTGGTGCATTTGGATGATGATTTttctgaagaagaggaagaggatgaggataAGATTGAGGATGAGGATGCTACTGAAGAGAGACCCTCCGAGGCTTCAGAACCTATTGAAGAGTTACATTCCAGACCTCATAAATCTCAGGAAGGCACACAGGAGGTTTCAGTTCGACCATCAGTTATTCAAAAACTGGAGAAGGGACAGCAGCAGCCCTTGGAGTTTGTTCATAAAATTGGGGCCGGTGTGAAAAAATGTAATCTAGTAGATATTGGTCAGGCTACAAATAATGGAAGCAACTTGGTACGCCCGCCAGTGATTTATAATGCTCCTGCTAGTTGTTTATCTGAAAGCTCTAATGATAGACCAGTTACAACTAATACAACTGGTTTACCGGCAGCAGCTCATTTGGATTCAGTTAGCAAATGTGACCCAAACAAAGTTGACAAATACCTTGAACAGCCAGACGGGGCCTCTAGAAATCCTGTGCCATCATCCCATGTAGAAACTTCTTCATTTTCACATCAGAAACCTAAAGAATCAAATAGGAAATATTTACGCATGAATTCAGATAAGTTGGTTTTGTGGAGAGATGTAAAATCTCAGGGTAAAACTTTGTCAGCTGGCTTGAAATTCCAGGAACGCATGGGTACTAAGGACTCCTTAAGAGTTAAATCTCCTTCCAAATTAGCAGTAAACCCGAATAAAACTGACATGCCTTTGAATAAAGGAATCTTTGAAGATACTATTCCAAAGCACCATGAGGAATTCTTTTCTAATATGGATTGTACCCAAGAAGAAAAGCACTTGGTTTTTAACAAGAAAGCCTTTTGGGAACAGAAGTGCTCAGTGAGTTCTGAAATGAAGTTTGATTGTAGCTCTCTTCAGTCAGCATCTGATCAGCCCCAAGAGACTGCACAAGACATAAATCTTTGGAAGGAGGAGCGAATTGACCAAGAAGATAACTATGAATCTAGAGGTTCAGAAATGAGTTTTGATTGCAGTTCCTCTTTTCATTCACTGACTGACCAATCTAAAGTGAGTGCCAAAGAAGTAAACCTTTCCAAGGAAGTATGTACTGATGTACAGTATAAGAATAATACATCTTATGTTTCTAAAAGAAGTTCTGATTGCGGTGACATTCTTCACTTGGTTACGAACCAATCCCAAATGACTGTTAAAGAAGTAAGTCTTCAGAATGCAAGGCGTATTAGCCTGGTTGACCAAAGCTATGAATCTAGTGATTCTGAAACAAATTTTGATTGTGATGCTTCACCTCAGTCCACTAGTGACTACCCTTACCAATCTGTAAAAGAAGTAAGCCTTTCTAAGGAAGTGCACATTGGTTTGGTTGATAAGAACTATGGTTCCAGTAGTTCTGAAGTAAGTGCTGATTCTGTTTTCCCACTGCAGTCAGTGGTTGACCGACCACCGGTGGTTGTCAGAGAAACAAAACTTCGGAAGAAGGCTCATTCTGGCTTGGTTGATAACTATGGATCGAGTTGTTCTGAAACAAGTTTTGATTGTGATGTTTCTCTTGAGTCAGTAGTTGATCATCCCCAGCTGACTGTCAAAGGAAGAAACCTGAAAGGTAGACAAGTCCACCTAAAACATAAGAAGCGTAAACCCAGTAGTGCTAAAGCACGTTTTGATTGTGATGTCTCACTCGGGACAGTTGCAGATGAATCCCAGAGGGCCGTTGAAAAGATAAATCTTCTAAAGGGGAAGAATGCTGACCTTATGGATGTGAACTATGAATCCCATGGTCTTGTAATGGGTTTTCACACCGGTGCTCAGTTAGTGGCTGACCAGCCTCAAGTAGCAGAAATAGAGCCTCAGAAAGTGGATGTTGACCTTGAGAATAAGAGTGTTCAGTCTAGCAGTTCTTCTCTAAGTTCTGATTCTCCGGCTTCTCTTTATCATTCAGCTCACGATGAGCCTCAAGAAGCTTTGGATGAAGTAAATCTTAAAGAGTTAAATATTGACATGGAAGTTAAGAGCTATGATTGCTCCAGCTCTGAGTTGACTTTTGATTCTGACCCGCCTCTTCTGTCAGTTTCTGAGCAGTCTCATCTGGATGCTGAAGGAAAAGAACGGCACATTGACCTGGAAGATGAGAGCTGTGAGTCAGATAGTTCTGAAATAACTTTTGATTCTGATATTCCTCTTTATTCAGTAATTGACCAACCTGAAGTAGCTGTTTATGAGGAAGAAACTGTTGATCTGGAAAGTAAAAGTAATGAATCTTGTGTTTCTGAAATAACTTTTGATTCTGATATTCCTCTTCATTCAGGAAATGATCACCCTGAAGTAGCTGTTAAAGAAGTAATTCAGAAAGAAGAGTACATTCACTTAGAAAGGAAGAATGATGAACCCAGTGGTTCTGAAATAAGTTTGGATTCCTATGCCCCTCGTCATTCAGTGACTAATTCTCCCGAAGTAGCTGTTAAAAAGCTAAATCCTCAAAAAGAAGACCAGGTACActtagaaaataaggaaaatgaaccTATTGATTCAGAAGTAAGTTTGGATTATAATATCATTTTTCATTCAGTGACTGGACATTCTGAAgatcccattaaaaaaataaaccttcaCACAAAAGAGCACATGTACTTAGAAAATAAGAGTGGTTTTGAAACAAGCTTGGATTCTGATGTCCCTCTTCGGCCAGCGACTCACAAACCTGAAGTAATTGTCAAAGAAACATGGCTTCAAAGAGAAAAGCATGCTGAATTCCAAGGTGGAAGTGCTGAATTCAGTGGTTCAAAAACAAGTTTAGATTCTAGTGTCCCTCATTATTCAGTAACTGAATCTCAAGTAGCTgttaacaaaataaacagaaagaagcaaTATGTTCTAGAAAACTATGATAAATGTAGTGGTTCTGAAATAATTTTGGATTCTAATGTTCCACCTCAGTCAATGACTGACCAAACTCAGCTAGcttttttgaaggaaaaacatGTTAATCTGAGAGACAAAAACAGTAAATCAGGTGATTCTGAAATAACTTTTGATTCTGAACAACTTCAGGAAGCGGTTaaaaaaatagaccaatggaaggaAGAGGTTATTGGCCTGAAAAATAAGATTAATGAACCTAGTACTTCTAAATTAATACATGATTCTGATGTTTCTGTCCAGTCTGTGGCTGATCAACCCAAAGTAGCTATTAAACATGTAAACCTTGAGAATGAAAACCATATGTACTTGGAAGTTAAGAACAGCCAATATCGTTGTTCTGAAATGAATTTGGACTCTCGTTTCTTGGTTCAGTCAATAGTCAATCGACCTCAAGTAACTATTTTGGAGCGGGACCACATTGAGCTAGAAGGTAAGCACAATCAGCGTTGTGGTTCTGAAATAAGTTTTGATTCTGATGACCCTCTTCAGTCAGTGGCTGACCAGCTGAGAGAAACCGTTAAAGAAATAAGCCTTTGGAAGGATGAAGAAGTTGACATGGAAGATAGCAGGAATGAAGCTAAGGGTTTTGAAATTATGTATGATTCTGCTGTTCTTCAGCCAGTGGCTGGCCAACCTGAAGGAGTAGTTAAGGAGGTCAGTCTTTGGAAAGAGCACGTTGACTTGGAAAATAAGATTGTCAAACCTACcaatactaaaataaattttgattctCATGAACCCCTTCTGTCTGTGACTAATAAAATTCAAGGggtgaataaagaaagaaatcttttgaGGGAGGAACGTGTTTGTCTGGATGATAAGGGCTATGTGCCCAGTGATTCTGGAATAATTTATGTTTCAAATATCCCTCCTCAGTCAGTGATAAAACAACCCCAAATTTTGCAAGAGGAGCATGCCAGTCTGGAAGATAAGAACAGTATTTCTTACAGTCCTGAAGAAAGTTCTGATTCCAGTGACTCTTTCCAGGCAGCAGCAGATGAGCTTCAAAAATCTGccaaagaaataaatctttggaAGGAAGACCATATTTATCTGGAAGATAAGAGCTATAAATTAGGTGATTTTGATGTAAGTTATGCTTCTCATATTCCTGTTCAGTTTGTGACCGATCAATCTTCTGTGCCTGTCAAAGAAATAAACGTGCAAAAGAAGAATCATAATAATCTAGCAAGTAAGAACTGTGAAGTCTGtggttctaaaataaaatgtgattcttGTGTTCGTCTTCAGTCAGAAGTTGACCAACCTCAAGTGTCTTACAAAGAGGCAGACCTTCAGAAGGAAGAGCATGTTGTCATGGAAGAAAAGACCGGTGGACCTAGTGATTCAGAAATGATGTATGATTCTGATGTTCCTTTTCAAATAGTGGTTAACCAGTTTCCAGGGTCAGTCAAAGAAACACATCTTCCAAAGGTCATACTTTTGGATCTGGTGCCCAGTGATAGTGATTATGAAGTAATTTCAGATGATATTCCCCTTCAGTTAGTGACTGACCCACCTCAGTTGACTGTCAAAGATATCAACTGTATAAATACAGAATGTATTGATATAGAAGATAAGAGCTGTGACTCTTTTGGTTCTGAAGTCAGGTGTAGTTGTAAAGCCTCTACTCCCTCAATGACAAACCAATGCAAAGagactttcaaaataataaaccGGAAGAAAGACTATATTATTCTGGGAGAGCCAAGTTGTCAGTCTTGTGGTTCTGAAATGAGTTTTAATGTTGATGCCTCTGATGAGTCCATGACTTACGAGTCACAAGGACCTGATGAGAAAATGGCGAAATATATTGACTCAGAAGATAAGAGCTGTGGATATAATGGTTCTAAAGGAAAATTTAATTTGGGAGACACTTCTCATCGAACGACTCACCGACTGCAGAAAGCTCGCAAAGAAGCCAAGCTTCGGAAAGATCCAAGAAATGCTGGCCTAAAAG ATATTGATGACTTGTCAGTGGCCTTAGATAAACCATGCCATCGTCATCCTTCAGCAGAGAGGCCTCCTAAGCAAAAGTGGCGTGTGGCTTCTCAACGCCAGACAGCGAAAATCAGCCATAGTACTCAGACCAGTTGTAAGAATTACCcagtgatgaaaagaaaaataattagacaaGAGGAAGACCCACCAAAAAGTAAGTGTTCACGTTTACAGGAtgacagaaaaactaaaaagaaagtcaaaattgGGACAGTTGAATTTCCTGCATCATGTACTAAAGTTTTGAAGCCCATGCAACCCAAAGCCTTAGtctgtattctttcttctttaaatattaaactgAAGGAGGGTGAAGGCCTCCACTTCCCTAAAATGAGGCACCATAGTTGGGATAATGATATTcagtttatatgcaaatataaacgGAATATCTTTGATTATTATGAGCCCCTGATTAAGCAAATTGTAATTAATCCTCCCCTGAATGTACTAGTACCAGAGTTTGAGAGGCGTAACTGggttaaaattcattttaataggaGCAACCAAAACTCCAGTGCAGGAGATAATGATGCTGATGGACAAGGCTCTGCTTCAGCACCTTTAATGGCAGTGCCGGCAAGATACGGATTTAATTCACGTCAGGGAACCAGTGACCCTTCTCTGTTTCTGGAAGAATCAAAGATTCTGCATGCTCATGAggttccaaagaaaagaaatttccagCTAACATTTTTAAATCGTGATGTTGTCAAAATCTCTCCAAAATCAGTTAGAAATAAGTTTTtggaaagtaaaagtaaaaagaaaattcatggaAAGAAGGTGACAACCAGTAGTAATAAGTTAGGTTGTCCCAAAAAGGTTTATAAACCAATTATTCTCCAGCAAAAACCCAGAAAAGCTTCAGAGAAACAGTCAATTTGGATTCGGACCAAACCAAGTGATATAATTagaaagtatatttcaaaatactctGTTTTTTTACGTCATAGATATCAGTCCAGGAGGGCTTTTCTTGGAAtgtatctgaaaaagaaaaaatctgttgTCAGTAGGCTAAAGAAGGTGAAGAGAACAGCTAAAGTGCTTTTGAATTCCTCAGTTCCACCAGCTGGTGCTGAAGAGCTGTCGAGCGCTACGGCAAATCCTCCTGCAAAGCGACCTGTGCCTGTGCGGGCTTCTTGCCACATCACACgaaggaagaagaggagtgaTGAAAGCTACCATGGCCGAAAGAGAAGTCCTGCTGGACCTGTGAGAGCATATGATCTGAGAAGCTCATCTTGTTTACAACAATGTGGAAGAAGGATGACTCGGCTAGCAAACAAATTGAGAGGTAATGAGACAAAATAG